In the genome of Zobellia nedashkovskayae, the window AGGAAAGTCAAACGATGCAGGAACCATCCGTTTTGAATGGGAAAAGGAAATTTCGGTTTCCGATGCAGAGCAGCTGTTGCTCATCTGTGAACCTGGAATTATAGATAAAGTACGGTTTAGGGTTCCATCAGGTTCGCACGAATATGAGGTAGATGAATTTCATGGTGAAAATAAAGGTCTTGTTGTGGCAGAAATAGAATTGGAATCTGAAAACCAAGCGTTTAAAAAACCATCATGGTTGGGTAAGGAAGTAACGGGAGAAGTAGCCTACTACAACTCTCAACTAAGCAAAAATCCATTTAAAAATTGGTAGCCAAAGGACACTAGTTAATTACTAGTATGTAATTGCTTTTTTCTAAATAATCTGGGGTGGCTATACCACGAAGATTATTAATGATAATATGCTCTACAAGTTCTTGCACGGAATATTTCTCAAAAAGATTTTTTGTGGAGAAGAGGATGAGTTCAAGTCGGTTGAGGTATAGCTCACAGACAAGTTCTATATTCACATCGTTTCTTACCTGACCCTCCTCTTTGGCACTTTGCAGAAGACTTTTTACCAAAGTATTTAAATCTTTGGTTCGGAATTCGCTTATAGAAGCATATGCACTAGGATAATATTTTTTTAAGCCGAAAAAAAACGAGGGACTAAAAGATTTAATAGAATCCAATCCTATTCTATACACGTCAATGACAGCTAGAATAGGATTGGATTTTTGTTTCTCAACACTTTCATGAATTTCAGAGCGAAGCTTGTTCAAAAATGCAATTAGGCTCTCCTGCACAACCTCTTCTTTACTGTTGAAATTTTCGTAAATCGTTTTTTTCGAAATACTCATCTCATGTGCGAGGTCGTCCAACGTAAACCGCTTGCTTCCGAATCTTATAAATTTAGAAAGTGCAAATTCTAAAAACTTGTCTTTATCCATGATGCATGCAGAAGGTGTTTAATGCCATCCACCACCAAGGGAACGGTACAATTCTACTGTTGCAGATAGTTGTGAAAACTTATTGTCTACTAAGCTAAGCTCAGCGTTCAAAGCATTTTCCCTTGCGGTTAACAAGTCCAAATAGGTTAAGTATCCACTGTTTAATAATTCTTCTGAATTGGTTTCCGCTCTTTTCAAGGCTACCACTTGTTTACTAACATAACCTTCTTTTTCAACAGAAATATTATAGTCATATAAAGCGTTTGATACTTCTTGACCAGCGTTTAAAAGCGCTTTTTTAAACATCAACAATGCCTGTTCTTGCTGTGTTTTAGCAACTTCATAAGCAGTTCTTATTTTTCTACCGTTGAAGATAGGTTGAGTAAGACCACCTACAAGGTTAGCAAAAATAGAACTACTATCTATCCAATTATCCAATTCCAAACTTTGAAAACCACCTTGTGCAGATAATGTTATAGAAGGATAGAAGTTACTCTTCGCTACATTAGCAAGCTCAAAATTGTTCACTAAGTTATATTCCGCTTGCATGATATCAGGTCTATTACGTAATAATAAGGCAGGTACACCAAGTGTCATTTCATTAACCAAAGATTGCTCATCTAAAGAACTTCGTACATAGGATTGTGGCTTTTCGCCCAAAAGAATACTCATCGTATTTTCTGTTTGATAAAGCGAATTTTTAAGATCTAACAATTGACTCTGTGCACTATATAATTGTGCTGCAGTCTGATCAACACCTACTAGGTTTGCTTGTCCCGCATCTTTTAAAGCCTCAATAGTCTCTAAACTTTTTTGACGGTTTGCAATAGTTTGTTCGGTAACCGAAATCTGCTTGTCTAAAGCCAATAATTGGTAGTAGGTTGTAGCAATTTGAGCTACCAAATCCGTTTTCACGGCTTGGTGTGCTGCCACAGTCTGCAAGTAACTTGCATCGCTTGCGCGCTTACTACTTCTTATTTTTCCCCAAATATCAGCTTCCCACGATACTGTTCCTGAAGCTTCATATTGATTAAAAGGTTGCGTAAAAAAACTTCCGAATTGTCCGTTTTCACTGGTCCTTGCTGTTCTAGTTGCACTAGCAGCACCATTTAAAGTAGGTAAATAACCTGCTTTTCCCTGCTTAACATAAGCCTGTGCAGCTGCAATACTTTGCAACGCGATGCGGATATCTAGGTTGTTGTCCAGCCCTCTTTGGATATACGTTTTTAAATGTGAATCCGTAAAAACATCCTTGTAAGAGACCGATGCGAACGACACACTGTCTTGCGGTAGGTTATCTGTTCTGTACAGACTATCCGTCTGCACTTCAGGCCGATCATAATTCTTTGCTACAAAACATGATTGTAACAAGAGCGGCAATGCAGCTACCAATAAGAATTTATTTATTGTTAATTTCTTCATGATTTCTCTAGTTCTTTGATTCTTCAATAGTTTCTTGTGGCGCACCGGTTATACGCTCTTGCATGGTTTGGAAAATAACGTACAACGCGGGTATCACAAACACACCAAATATGGTACCTATTAACATACCGCCTACAGCGCTCATTCCAATAGATCTGTTACCTACAGCTCCAATACCAGTTGATAAGGCAAGTGGCATCAAACCGAAAATAAAGGCGAAAGAAGTCATCAAAATAGGTCTTAGTCGTGCCTTAGCACCATCTAATGCCGATTCTACTATAGACATGCCGTGCTTTCTACGCTGAAGCGCAAACTCTACAATAAGAATAGCATTCTTAGAAAGTAGACCGATTAACATAATTAATGCAATCTGAAAGTAGATGTTGTTTTCGAGTCCTGCCAAGTTTATAAATCCAATAGCACCTGCAATACCCACGGGTAATGAAAGTAATATGGCAAACGGCAATATATAAGATTCGTACTGCGCACTCAATAAGAAGTAAACAAATACCAAACTCAATATAAATATGATAATCGTTTGGCTACCTGCACTGTTCTCTTCTTTTGTAAGACCTGAATACTCATAAGTATAATTAGAAGGCAATACCTGAGCGGAAACCTCTTCAATAGCCTTAATGGCATCACCTGTGGAATAACCAGGATTCATGGCGCCGTTAATTTTAACGGAACTCAATAGGTTAAACCTACTTACGATTTCAGGACCGTAAATTTTCTCCAAAGAAACGAATTGAGATACAGCAACCGATTCTCCATTTGAATTGGTAACGAAAATGTGATTAAGCGATTGTTCATCTGCTCTGTCTTCTGGTTTTGCTTGAATCATTACACGGTACTGCTTACCAAACTTATTAAAGTCGGTGGTATACAGACCTCCATAGTAACCTTGCATAGCATTGAAAACATCCGTAACCGCTAAACCTGCTGTTTTGGTTTTTTCAACATCTACCTTCAACTCATATTGAGGGAAATTAGGATTAAACTGTGTAATGGCATATTTAACTTCAGGCCTAGCATTCAATGCAGCTAAAAACTCATTTGTGGTTTTGCCTACAGTTTGCCAGTCATCTGCATCTTTACTTTGTAGGTTCATTTCAAAACCTGTAGAGTTACCAAAACCTTGTACACTTGGAGGTGTAAAGAAGAATGCCTTAGCATCTTTTAGGCCGGCAGTTTTTCCGAAAAGACTACCAACTACGGCATCCACAGATTGTGATGGATCTGTTCTCTCGCTCCAGTTTTTAAGACGAAGTACAGAGAAGGCATAAGAACCACCATTTACTCTGTTCAATAAACTAAAACCAGTAATATTCATTCTAGCCTCTATAATATCCATTGAAGCATAAATAGAATCTAATTTCTTCACGGTTTTTTGAGTTTGCTCTAAAGTTGTTCCCGGAGGTAAACTAATATCAGCAAAAACAAGACCTCTATCTTCATTTGGTATAAACCCTGCAGGAGTTGTTTTAAATAATACAACAGTTGCAGCGGTAAACAATACCAATGCTATTATGGTAATCCACTTTCTTTTGGCAATGAATTTAACAGATCCTACATATTTGTTGGTAATGGCATCAAAACCAGTGTTGAAAGCACCAAAGAAACGCTTGGTTATCCCTTTTTTATGTTCTTCTGATGGGTTGTGCGGCTTTAAGAAAAGTGCTGCAAGTGCAGGGCTTAACGTAAGCGCATTCACTGCAGAAATAAGAATAGCGATAGCCAGTGTAATACCAAATTGCTGATAGAAAACTCCCGAAGAACCAGAAATGAAGGAAACCGGAATAAATACGGCCGACATTACCAAGGTTATTGATATAATAGCTCCAGAAATCTCTGACATGGCAGACTTGGTAGCGACCTTTGCATCCTTGGCCCCTTCTTCCATCTTGGCATGAACGGCCTCAACCACTACAATGGCATCATCCACCACAATACCAATTGCAAGGATCATCGCAAAAAGCGTTAACATGTTTATAGAATATCCAAATAAAGAGAGAAAGAAGAACGTACCTACAATTGCTACTGGTACTGCAATAGCGGGTATTAAAGTAGACCTGAAATCTTGAAGAAACAGAAATACCACAATAAATACTAATATAAATGCTTCAATAAGAGTCATGACAACATGGTCTATAGATGCATCCAAGAAATCTTTAGTATTGTACGGTATTACATAATCAAGTCCTTTTGGAAAATCTTGCTTACTTTCTTTTAAAATCGTTTGAATGGAATTAATGATATCATTTGCATTGGAGCCAGATGTTTGAAATATACCAACGGCAGTACCGGGTTTACCCATACCTTCGTTTTTGGTACCATAGTTAAAGGCACCTAATTCAACTTCAGCAACATCTTTAAGACGTAAAAACTGTCCGTTTTCCTGAGCTCTAATAATTATGTCCTCATACTGGGCTTCTTCTGAAAGACGTCCTTTGTATTTTAATACATATTCATAAACACCATCAGCATTTTCACCTATTTTACCGGTAGCTGCTTCAAGGTTTTGCTCATTAAGTGCACTTTGAATATCCGATGGCATAAGGTTGTAAGCAGCCATCTTTTCTGGATTCAACCATATTCTCATGGAATAATCTTTGGCACCAAAAACAGTTACGTTACCAACCCCTTTTATACGTTGTAATTTAGGTACCAAGTTGATTCTAGCGTAGTTTTCAACAAAAGTGGCATCGTAATTTTCATTGTCTGAAAACAATGAAAAGAACATAAGCGCACTAGTCTGAGATTTTTGCGTGATTACACCGGTCTGTACTACAGCTTGCGGAAGAACACTGTTGGCGCGAGCCACCCTGTTTTGTACGTTTACCGCAGCAATATCTGGGTCTGTACCAAGTTCAAAGAATACATTTATGGTAGCGGCACCATCATTACTAGCGTTAGAGGTCATGTATAACATGCCTTCCACACCATTAATTTGCTCTTCCAAAGGAGTGACAACACTATTAAGTACTGTTTCTGCGTTTGCTCCCGTATAGGTAGCTGTAACTTGTACGGTTGGCGGTGCTATTTCAGGATATTGTTCTATAGGCAGGGTTGTTAAACCCAAAACACCTAGAATAACTATAATGATCGATATAACCGTAGATAGTACGGGACGATCTATAAATTTTTGAAACATTGTTCTCTATTTATAAATTATGATGAATAGCGGATTCTTACTTGGCCGGGCTTATGGCCATTCCGTCTTTAATTTTAGTTACACCTTCAAGAACAATGGTAGTTCCCTCTTCAATTCCATTTTCAACAATAAAACCTTTTTGGGTGTTTGCAATGATATCTATTGGCATAGTTGTAACCGTATTGTCATCTTTTACTATATAGATAAGTTTCTTACCTTGAAGGTCTATTGTAGCTACTTGTGGAATTTCATATGCTTCCTTATAAATTGTGGGTATTTTAATTTTCCCGGTGCTACCACTGCTTAACAGGTTATTTTTGTTGTCAAAATCAGCTCTGGCGGTTACACTTCCTGTGGTACTGTTAATGATGGTATTGATCATAGCAATCTTACCTGTTTCTGGATATTCTTCGCCATTAATCATAACAAGTGTTACTTTTGGTGCTTTTTCAAGATCCACTAAGTTTTTTTCATTTTTAGGCATGGACTCTTTTAACTTTAAAAGCTCTCTTTCGTTTAAAGAAAAATAAGCACGAACTTCACTAACGTCAGATACAGTAGTTAATGGTTGACTCATGGCAGAACTTACCAAGGCACCTATTTTAAAAGGAATTTCACCAATATAACCGTCAACGGGACTTGTAATACGAGAGTAACCAATGTTTGAAGCAACACTTTGGTAATTGGCTTGGGCCTGAACAAGCTGCGCTTTGGCAGTCTCTAGCTGAACCTCGCTAATGATGCCTTTTTCTACTAACGGTTTAAGTTTATCTACTTCTACCTGTGCCACGTTCACAGAAGCTTTAGCAGCATTGGCATCTTGGTTCAAAGTTTGGGTTTCTAATTTAAAAAGAGGTTGTCCTTTTTTAATTTTCTGACCTTCCTCTACATATACCTTTTGCACAAAACCAGCAACTTTAGGCCATATTTCAACATTCTGCTTACCTTCTAAGGTAGTAGCAAATTCATTATATACCGTAAGGTCTTGTTTTTTTAATTCACCAACCTTCAAGCTTGGAGGAGGAGGCGTTGCGCCAGCCGCAGGGGCCGTTGGCGTTGTTCCAAAACAGGAGCTTAAAAGAAGTCCTGCGCTTAATAATCCTATGATTGATAACTTTTTCATTTTTAAAGGGATATTTAATTGTATTAGATTGTTGACTGGGTCTTGTTAAGGTTTTGTTAATTCAGAATGTTCGGTTAAAAACGAACCATTCTGATAAAAAAATTATTTTTGTTGCTTTTTTAATTCTTCGATAGTTGTTTTTAGACTTGTGGTCATGTCTGAAATACACTTACCATAAACTGTTATTTTGTTTTTGTTCTCTTCATGCTTCTCTGGACGGTACTGCTTATTATACGCGGTTATTTTAAGAATCATTTCTTTTTCCCTTTCCAGCTGATTTAATGAGCGATTTAGCTTCTTGATGAAGAACGTATTTTTTTCAGCAACTTTAAAATACCTTTTTCTATCTCCTGATTTTGTGAAATAGTTTACAAAATCCATTTGCAACAAAAGGTTTAACGACGTTGATATTGAGCTTTTGCTAGCGCCTCTTTTGTTAAGGCAATCTTCAAAAGTAAGACCGTCTTCCTCTGTAATAACTAGGTTCGCAAAGATTCTAGCAGCCAATGGTGGTAGATCATACTCAGATTCAAAATGAACCCCAAGCTCCTCGATTAACTTATTCTTTATTTCTTCTATTTTCATAATTGAAAAATTCAAGGGACAAAGATAATGTTAGTTCGGAACCAAACAAACTAAAAGAACTTAATTTTTATTAAAATGAGTTAAAGTTTTGTTAGAGTAATGCAAGGTAAAGAGGTAACTGTTTGAAAATTAACTGGATAAATATAGTTTTTGACCGATAAAGTATTTGTAAGTAAATGCTTTCGGAGAAGAAAGAAACTGTGTAAACTTGAAAAAATGGTAAGTAGAATGGAAGAAGAAAAATGGAAGTGCAAGTTACTTTGCGGAAATTCCATCCTTTTCAATTATCGGAATGGTGCTAAGATTTTTTTCGGAGACTGTATTTTTTGGGAATAAGAAACGTTTTTCAAAAAGCTTGCCTTCGGCGAAAAACGTAACAAAGAATTCATTGTCTAGTGCAAGAACTTCTTCTTGTAGTAATTCTATCTTTTTAATGTCATTAGGTAAAATCGTGCCCATGCTATGGCGCATGGTCGTTGTTTGGCGTTCTTCATCAAAGCCTTTAGAAACTACCATTACCATTTCAATTTGGTCTGCTCTATTATTTATGATGTAGGCGTTCCAGTCTTTTGAAAGAAACTCTTCGTTCCATTCCCTAATAATGGCTACTTGAACATCTTTGGCAATTGGTATTTCTATGTCTTTTTTCACTGAACTGAATTATAAGGCACTTTTAAATTGCTCTAAGAATCGCACGTCGTTTTCGCTTAACAAGCGAATATCAGATATCTGGTGAAGTAATAAGGCAATCCTGTCAATACCCATTCCGAAAGCGAAACCGGAGTATTCTTTGGAATCAATACCACAATTGTCAAGTACGTTGGGGTCAACCATACCACAGCCCATGATTTCTAACCAACCGGTACCTTTTGTCATCTTGTAATCGGTTTCAGTTTCAAGTCCCCAATATACATCTACTTCTGCACTAGGCTCCGTAAATGGAAAGTATGATGGACGTAAACGAATCTTGGATTTACCAAAAAGTTCCGTGGTAAAGAATTGAAGCGTTTGCTTTAAATCTGCAAAGGAAACATCTTTATCAATATATAAGCCTTCAACTTGGTGAAAGAAACAATGTGAACGTGCCGAAATAGCCTCATTACGATATACTCTTCCTGGAGAGATGGTACGTATAGGCGGCTTATTATTTTCCATGTAACGAACCTGTACCGAGGAGGTATGGGTTCGTAATAGAATATCTGGATCGGTTTGAACGAAAAATGTATCCTGCATGTCTCTGGCAGGGTGATATTCAGGTAGGTTCAAGGCAGTAAAGTTGTGCCAATCATCTTCAATTTCCGGACCTTCCGATACATTGAAACCTATTCTGGAGAAAATTTCTATAATTTGGTTCTTTACAATAGAAATAGGGTGTCTTGCCCCAAGCTCTAAAGGTTCACCTGGCCGTGTCAAATCGCCATAAATACCTTTTTCCTCGGTTTTGCTTTCAAGCGAATCCCTTAAGGTATTCAGTTTATCGTTTGCGGCTTGCTTTAATTGATTTATTGTTTGGCCGAATTCCTTTTTCTGCTCGTTAGGTACATTTTTGAACTCCGCAAAGAAATCGGTCAAAAGTCCCTTTTTGCCTAAGTATTTAATACGGAAGCTTTCTAGCTCCTCTTTGGTGGTAGCAGTAAACTTTTCTACCTCAGTAATATGCTTTTTAATAGTATCGATCATGATGTTCGGCTAATGCCGCAAATTTAGGACATTTGCGGCATTACCGAATACATAATTCATCATAAATTGGTCTAAATGTTATGCAGAAGCTTCAATATTCTTTTTTGAAGTCTTACGTTCCAAGTACCGTAAACACTCGGCAAAGGTGTCAAAAATATGTTCTGTAGGAATTAAATCAGGAATAAGGTCTACACGTTCCATCATATATCTTGGTTGTTTAAGGACATCTACAAACAAGACTTCAATATCAGAATTGTGTAAATCTATTAACACATCTTCCAATGTATATAGCCCGGATTGATCCATATACTGCATACGGTCCATACGAATGATAACGGTAGATGCCGTTCTGGGTATTTGGTCTGCCAATATTTGAAATTCGCTGGTAGAACCAAAAAATAAGGGTCCTTTAAGGTGTTTAATAAAGACTTGGTCCCTCAGGTTTTTAGGGAAACCAACTTCATCTGCCCAGCCTTCTTCTTTTTCCAAAGACTTTACATCGGACCTTTCTGCTGTAAGATCACCCATTTTCTTCATGAACATTAAAGAAGCGATAACTAAACCAACACCTACTGCATATACCAAGTTCCAAACAGAGGAAAGAACAAGTACAACTAGCATAATAACTACCTCTGAACTGAATTTTATTGGACCCAAGCTCATGTCCTTAGGTAAACTAGGTATAGCTTTTAATCCTTTATAATCCATAACGCCAATACCTACGGTTACTAAAATACCAGCAAGTACAGCGGCGGGTATTTGAGAAGCAACAGGCCCTAAAGCCAAAAGAACAACTAGAAGTAAAACCCCTGCTACCATACCGGATAATTTGGTTTTACCACCTGCGTTAATGTTAACAACGGTACGGATTGTAGCACCTGCTCCTGGAATCCCCCCAAAAATAGCGGCAATACTGTTCCCAATTCCTTGGCCTACTAATTCCTTGTTAGGTTGATGCTTGGTCTTTGTCATGTTGTCCGCAACTACCGATGTTAAAAGTGAATCTATGGCACCTAATAAAGCCAGCGTTAGTGCCGTAAAAATATAGGGCGTTACCGACCCAAGTTCAAAACTGGTGAATATACCCAAGTTAGGCATCGGAAAACCACTTGGTATTTCTTCTATTGGTCTATAGTTCAATCCAAAACCATACGCTACCCCAGAGACCACAATTAAAGCTACTAACGCACTTGGTATAGCAGTAGTTATTTTTTTGAAGCCATAAATAATGGCAATGGTAGTTAGGGCGAGAATAAATTCTAACCAATTAATATTTTGCAAAGCCCTGGGCATTACTTTAAGAGCTCCCAATACACCAGAAGCCTCAGATTTTGCCAAAGTACGCGCTTCTTTGAGCATATCTGCTTCGGTAATGCCTTCGGCACGTTTGATGGTTTCCTCAAAATTTTCTAAAACTAGAATACCTTCCCCAGCTT includes:
- a CDS encoding CYTH domain-containing protein; the protein is MIEIERKFLVTSTAYQEQASSKERIVQGFLNTDKERTVRVRIKDQSGFLTVKGKSNDAGTIRFEWEKEISVSDAEQLLLICEPGIIDKVRFRVPSGSHEYEVDEFHGENKGLVVAEIELESENQAFKKPSWLGKEVTGEVAYYNSQLSKNPFKNW
- a CDS encoding TetR/AcrR family transcriptional regulator, giving the protein MDKDKFLEFALSKFIRFGSKRFTLDDLAHEMSISKKTIYENFNSKEEVVQESLIAFLNKLRSEIHESVEKQKSNPILAVIDVYRIGLDSIKSFSPSFFFGLKKYYPSAYASISEFRTKDLNTLVKSLLQSAKEEGQVRNDVNIELVCELYLNRLELILFSTKNLFEKYSVQELVEHIIINNLRGIATPDYLEKSNYILVIN
- a CDS encoding TolC family protein, translated to MKKLTINKFLLVAALPLLLQSCFVAKNYDRPEVQTDSLYRTDNLPQDSVSFASVSYKDVFTDSHLKTYIQRGLDNNLDIRIALQSIAAAQAYVKQGKAGYLPTLNGAASATRTARTSENGQFGSFFTQPFNQYEASGTVSWEADIWGKIRSSKRASDASYLQTVAAHQAVKTDLVAQIATTYYQLLALDKQISVTEQTIANRQKSLETIEALKDAGQANLVGVDQTAAQLYSAQSQLLDLKNSLYQTENTMSILLGEKPQSYVRSSLDEQSLVNEMTLGVPALLLRNRPDIMQAEYNLVNNFELANVAKSNFYPSITLSAQGGFQSLELDNWIDSSSIFANLVGGLTQPIFNGRKIRTAYEVAKTQQEQALLMFKKALLNAGQEVSNALYDYNISVEKEGYVSKQVVALKRAETNSEELLNSGYLTYLDLLTARENALNAELSLVDNKFSQLSATVELYRSLGGGWH
- a CDS encoding efflux RND transporter permease subunit — translated: MFQKFIDRPVLSTVISIIIVILGVLGLTTLPIEQYPEIAPPTVQVTATYTGANAETVLNSVVTPLEEQINGVEGMLYMTSNASNDGAATINVFFELGTDPDIAAVNVQNRVARANSVLPQAVVQTGVITQKSQTSALMFFSLFSDNENYDATFVENYARINLVPKLQRIKGVGNVTVFGAKDYSMRIWLNPEKMAAYNLMPSDIQSALNEQNLEAATGKIGENADGVYEYVLKYKGRLSEEAQYEDIIIRAQENGQFLRLKDVAEVELGAFNYGTKNEGMGKPGTAVGIFQTSGSNANDIINSIQTILKESKQDFPKGLDYVIPYNTKDFLDASIDHVVMTLIEAFILVFIVVFLFLQDFRSTLIPAIAVPVAIVGTFFFLSLFGYSINMLTLFAMILAIGIVVDDAIVVVEAVHAKMEEGAKDAKVATKSAMSEISGAIISITLVMSAVFIPVSFISGSSGVFYQQFGITLAIAILISAVNALTLSPALAALFLKPHNPSEEHKKGITKRFFGAFNTGFDAITNKYVGSVKFIAKRKWITIIALVLFTAATVVLFKTTPAGFIPNEDRGLVFADISLPPGTTLEQTQKTVKKLDSIYASMDIIEARMNITGFSLLNRVNGGSYAFSVLRLKNWSERTDPSQSVDAVVGSLFGKTAGLKDAKAFFFTPPSVQGFGNSTGFEMNLQSKDADDWQTVGKTTNEFLAALNARPEVKYAITQFNPNFPQYELKVDVEKTKTAGLAVTDVFNAMQGYYGGLYTTDFNKFGKQYRVMIQAKPEDRADEQSLNHIFVTNSNGESVAVSQFVSLEKIYGPEIVSRFNLLSSVKINGAMNPGYSTGDAIKAIEEVSAQVLPSNYTYEYSGLTKEENSAGSQTIIIFILSLVFVYFLLSAQYESYILPFAILLSLPVGIAGAIGFINLAGLENNIYFQIALIMLIGLLSKNAILIVEFALQRRKHGMSIVESALDGAKARLRPILMTSFAFIFGLMPLALSTGIGAVGNRSIGMSAVGGMLIGTIFGVFVIPALYVIFQTMQERITGAPQETIEESKN
- a CDS encoding efflux RND transporter periplasmic adaptor subunit, giving the protein MKKLSIIGLLSAGLLLSSCFGTTPTAPAAGATPPPPSLKVGELKKQDLTVYNEFATTLEGKQNVEIWPKVAGFVQKVYVEEGQKIKKGQPLFKLETQTLNQDANAAKASVNVAQVEVDKLKPLVEKGIISEVQLETAKAQLVQAQANYQSVASNIGYSRITSPVDGYIGEIPFKIGALVSSAMSQPLTTVSDVSEVRAYFSLNERELLKLKESMPKNEKNLVDLEKAPKVTLVMINGEEYPETGKIAMINTIINSTTGSVTARADFDNKNNLLSSGSTGKIKIPTIYKEAYEIPQVATIDLQGKKLIYIVKDDNTVTTMPIDIIANTQKGFIVENGIEEGTTIVLEGVTKIKDGMAISPAK
- a CDS encoding GbsR/MarR family transcriptional regulator — its product is MKIEEIKNKLIEELGVHFESEYDLPPLAARIFANLVITEEDGLTFEDCLNKRGASKSSISTSLNLLLQMDFVNYFTKSGDRKRYFKVAEKNTFFIKKLNRSLNQLEREKEMILKITAYNKQYRPEKHEENKNKITVYGKCISDMTTSLKTTIEELKKQQK
- the pheS gene encoding phenylalanine--tRNA ligase subunit alpha, producing the protein MIDTIKKHITEVEKFTATTKEELESFRIKYLGKKGLLTDFFAEFKNVPNEQKKEFGQTINQLKQAANDKLNTLRDSLESKTEEKGIYGDLTRPGEPLELGARHPISIVKNQIIEIFSRIGFNVSEGPEIEDDWHNFTALNLPEYHPARDMQDTFFVQTDPDILLRTHTSSVQVRYMENNKPPIRTISPGRVYRNEAISARSHCFFHQVEGLYIDKDVSFADLKQTLQFFTTELFGKSKIRLRPSYFPFTEPSAEVDVYWGLETETDYKMTKGTGWLEIMGCGMVDPNVLDNCGIDSKEYSGFAFGMGIDRIALLLHQISDIRLLSENDVRFLEQFKSAL
- a CDS encoding SulP family inorganic anion transporter — encoded protein: MKNLFSNFKGDLFGGITAGIVALPLALAFGVSSGLGPSAGLYGAIFISFFAALFGGTSTQISGPTAPMTAVSMVVIAGIIALNDGSLEKALPAILVVFLLAGLMQIGLGLLGIGKYIRYIPYPVVSGFMTAIGVIILVTQILPAIGYYPKEDPEFVNQYKPMAEEIILDNILKEEAGEGILVLENFEETIKRAEGITEADMLKEARTLAKSEASGVLGALKVMPRALQNINWLEFILALTTIAIIYGFKKITTAIPSALVALIVVSGVAYGFGLNYRPIEEIPSGFPMPNLGIFTSFELGSVTPYIFTALTLALLGAIDSLLTSVVADNMTKTKHQPNKELVGQGIGNSIAAIFGGIPGAGATIRTVVNINAGGKTKLSGMVAGVLLLVVLLALGPVASQIPAAVLAGILVTVGIGVMDYKGLKAIPSLPKDMSLGPIKFSSEVVIMLVVLVLSSVWNLVYAVGVGLVIASLMFMKKMGDLTAERSDVKSLEKEEGWADEVGFPKNLRDQVFIKHLKGPLFFGSTSEFQILADQIPRTASTVIIRMDRMQYMDQSGLYTLEDVLIDLHNSDIEVLFVDVLKQPRYMMERVDLIPDLIPTEHIFDTFAECLRYLERKTSKKNIEASA